GGTTCGGGTACGTCCTCGCCTACGTCGGGCATGCGGACGCGGTCGACCGCCGGTGGTGGGCGGCGCTTGCCGTTCCGCCGGTCGCTGTCGTCGCGCTCGCGGTCACGTACCCCGCGACCGACCTCCTCTGGACGAGCGTCGAAACCGTGCGCACCCGCGACTTCGCCGTGCTCGTCACCGACCACGGCGTCCTCTTCTACGCGTTCATCGCGTACGTCTACTCGCTCGTCGCCGCCACGACGGTTCTCCTCGCGCGCCGAGTGCGGAACGCACGCGGCCTCTACCGGCGGCAAGCCCTCGCCTTGCTCGCCGGGTCGCTCGCGCCCGCGCTCGCCGGCATCGTCTACGTCGCCGGCGCCAGCCCCGTGCCCGGCCTGAATCTCCCGGCGCTCGCGTTCGTCGTCACCGGGTTCGTCGTCCTGTGGAGCGCCCAGCAGTCCGGCCTGTTCACCGTCGAACCGGTCGCGTGGGAGACCGCCGTCGGCCAACTCGACGACCCGGTGTTCGTCGTGGACACCGAGCACCGCGTCGTCGCCGCGAACGACGCCGGTCGCTCGTTCACCGACGTCACGGTCGGTCAACCGGCCGCCGACGCGCTCGGCGACGTGTTCGACGAACCGTACTGGAGCCGGCCCGGTGACCACGAATTCGGCGCACACAAGGACGGCGCAACGCGCGTCTACGACCTCTCGGTGACGCCCGTCGAACGGCGCGGCACCCACCTCGGGAACGTCCTCGTGATGCGTGACGTGACTGAACGCTACCGCCGCGAGGAGCGCTTAAGTGAGTTCGCGAGCGTCGTCAGCCACGACCTCCGGAACCCCCTGAACGTCGCGCGTGGCCACCTCGAACTCGGCCGCGAGACCGGCGACGACGACCACTTCGCGGAGACCGACGAGGCCCTCGAACGCATGGAGCGCATCATCGAGGACTTGCTCACGCTCGCCCGCGAGGGCGAGTCCGAACCCGACGGCGAGGAGCGCTCGCTCGCCGCGACGGCGCGCACCGCGTGGACCGTCGCCGACTCGCTGGACGCCGACGCCCGCCTCGAAATCGGGGACGACCGGACCCTCGTCGCCGACGAGACCGCGCTCCTCCGGTTGCTGGAGAACCTCTTCCGGAACAGTGCGGAACACGGCTCGGTCGAGGACCGGGACGAACCGGTGACGGTGACGGTCGGCGCGACCGACGACGGCTTTTTCGTCGCCGACGACGGCCCCGGCATCCCCGCCGAGGAACGCGACACCGTCTTCGACCGCGGGTACACGACGAGCGAGGACGGGACCGGGTTCGGCCTCGCCATCGTCAGCGCCGTCGCCGAGGCACACGACTGGAGCGTCGCCGCCTCCGAGAGCGACAGCGGCGGCGCGCGCTTCGACGTCACCGTCGAATAATCGGTCGTCCGCTACCCTTTTCTCCCACCCCACGCTACGACGTGGCATGATTGCCGTTCGCGCGCCGGCGACCAGCGCCAACCTCGGGAGCGGATTCGACGTGTTCGGGGTGGCCCTCGACCGGCCCGCGGACGTCGTTCGCGTCGAACGCGCCGCGGAGACCACCATCGAGGTGACCGGCGCGGGCGCCCAGTACATCCCCGAAGACCCCGCGAAGAACACCGCCGGCGTCGTCGCCGCCGAACTCGGCGCGCCCGCACACATCCGCATCGACAAGGGCGTCCGCCCCTCCTCCGGGCTCGGGTCGTCGGCGGCGAGCGCCGCCGGCGCGGCCGTCGCGCTCGCGGAACTGTACGACCGCTCGCTCTCAGACGAGGAACTCGTCAGAATCGCCGCCGAGGGCGAGGCGGCGGTCTCCGGCGACGCCCACGCCGACAACGTCGCGCCCGCCATCCTCGGCGGCTTCACCGTCGTGCGCGACGACGGCATCGAGCGCGTGAACGCCGACCTCTCGCTGGTCGCCTGCCTCCCCGACATCGTCGTCTCCACGCGGGACGCCCGCGGCGTCGTCCCCGACTCCGCCGCGATGAGCGACGTGGTGGACACGGTCGGGTCCGCGGCGACGCTCGTCCTCGGCATGTGCCGGAACGACCCCGAGCGCGTCGGCCGCGGCTTCGAGGAGCACGTCGTCACGCCCGCTCGCGCCGCGCTCGTGGACGGCTACGCGGACGCCTGCGACGCCGCGCGCGACGCGGGTGCGACCGGCGTCACGGTCAGCGGCGCCGGCCCGGGCGTCCTCGCCGTCTGCCGGGAGCGCGACCAGAAGCGCGTCGCCGGCGCGCTCGTCGGCGGCTTCGACGACGCCGGCGTCGACGCGACGGCGTACCGCACGACCGTCGGCGACGGCGCCACGATTCTCTGACGAAGATTCAAAAGGCAGGACGGGACCACCGTCGCGCGTGACCTGACGACTCGACCGCGGCGGCGAGCGGGAGCGTGGCACACCGCCGCGGACGGCGCCGAACCCACCTGCTAGCCCAACTGCGCGAGCAACGCGTCCCGCATCTCCTTGGTGGACGCCTCGCCGCCAACGTCGGGCGTCCGCGGCCCCTCCGCGAGCACCGTCTCGACCGCGGAGCGAACGCGCTGTCCCTCGTCGTCGTGGCCGAGGAACTCCAGCAGCATCGCGGCCGACAGCACCGTCGCCGCCGGGTTCGCGACGCCCTCGCCCGCGATGTCCGGCGCTGAGCCGTGAACCGGCTCGAACAGCCCGCGCTCCGGCCCGAGATTCGCCGACGGCAGCAATCCGAGGCCGCCGACGAGACCCGCGGAGAGGTCCGACAGCACGTCGCCCGCGAGGTTCGGACACACCACCACGTCGTAGTCCTCGGGGGACTGCACGAGATGCATCGCGAGCGCGTCCATCAGTGCGTCCTCGGTCGGCACGTCGTTCCCCTCGGCCACGTCCTCGACGGTCTGCTTGAACAGGCCGTCCGTCTCCCGCATCACGTTCGCTTTGTGCGCGACCGTGAACCCCTCGGGCGCGTAGTCGCACGCGAACTCGGCGAGTCGCGCCGACGCCTCGCGCGTCACCACGCGCGTCGTCGTCGTCACGCCGTCCGCGAGCGTCGCCTCGTGGCCCGCGTACACGCCCTCCGTGTTCTCCCGCAGGAACACGAGGTCGGTGTCGGGCTGGAGCGCGTCCACGCCCGGGTACGTGCGCGCCGGCCGCACGTTCACGAACGAGTCCACCGCGCTCCGAAGCGGCAACACCACGTCGGCGGCCGTCTCGCCCGCCGCGCCGAACAGCGTCGCGTCCGCCGCCGCGGCGGCCTCGCGGGTCTCCTCGGGGAGCGGGTCGTCGGTCTCCGCGGCGACCGCGTCCCCGGCGTCCGCGTGTACGAACGAGAAGTCGCCGACCGCGTCGAGGACGTCCACCGCGACCGGAACGACCTCCGCGCCGATGCCGTCGCCGGGGACGACTGCTATCTCCTCAGACATCGGTGTAGGGGAGATTCGCAGCGGTCTCGGCCACGGCGTCGGCGTTCGACCCCATCAGCGCGGTCGTGTCCCAGACGCCGTCGACGAGCGCGCGGTGCTGGGCGTCGTCCATGTCCGCGTCTATCGTGGTGTCGCCGTACCGGACTTCCTCGTTCACGACGTCCACCTCGACGTCGCCGTCGGGGTTCTCCGCAATCCAGTCCTGGAGCGCGCGCACGTCCTCGGCGTCCGCGGTGACCGTCGGGATGCCGAGCGCGAGGCAGTTCCCCGCGAAGATTTCGGCGAACGACTCGCCCACGACGGCGTCGATGCCCCACCGCATCAGCGCCTGTGGTGCGTGCTCCCGCGAGGAGCCACAGCCGAAGTTTGCGTTCACCGCGAGCACGGACGCGCCCTGGTACTGCGGTTCGTTGAACGGGTGGGCTTTCGGTTCGTCATCGTCGTCGAAGCGCTGGTCGAAGAACGCGAACTCGCCGAGCCCGTCGAACGTGACGACTTTGAGGAAGCGCGCCGGAATTATCTGGTCCGTGTCGATGTCGTTCCCGCGCACGGGCACGCCCGCCCCGGTGACTTCGGTGACGGTGTCGGCGGGCCCGCTCATGCTTCCACCTCCGGGCGGCGCTCCAGTTCGCGCACGTCCGTCACTTCGCCGGTGACCGCCGCGGCGGCGACCATCGGCGGACTCATCAGGACGGTGCGGCCGTCCTTCGACCCCTGCCGCCCGACGAAGTTCCGGTTCGACGAGGACGCACAGCGCTCGTCGCCGACCAACTGGTCTTCGTTCATGCCGAGGCACATCGAACAGCCGGCGCCCCGCCAGTCGAAGCCGGCTTCCTCGAACACCTCGTCCAAGCCTTCGGCTTCGGCGGCGCGCTTGACGCGCTGGCTGCCGGGGACGACCATCGCGCGCACGTCGTCGTGGACCTCGCGGCCGCGAACGATTTCGGCGGCCTCGCGGAGGTCCGGCAGGCGCGCGTTCGTGCAACTGCCGAGGAACGCCACGTCGATGGGATAGCCGTCCATCGTGTCGCCGGGGTCGACTTCCATGTGGGCTTGTGCGCTCTCGGCGACCTCGCGGTCCTCCGCGGGGAGGGCCTCGGGGTCTGGAATCGGCTCCGAGATGCCGACGCTCTGTCCGGGCGTCGTCCCCCACGTCACGGTCGGTTCGAGGGCGTCGCCGTCGATTTCCACCACGTCGTCGTAGGTGGCGTCGCCGTCCGAGCGAATCGACTCCCAGTACTGCTTGAGTTCCTCGAATGCGTCGCCCTCGGGCACCTCGTCGCGGCCCTCCAGGTAGTCGTAGGTGGTCTCGTCGGGTTCGACGTATCCCGCGCGAGCGCCGCCCTCGATGCTCATGTTGCAGATGCTCATCCGGCCCGCCATGTCCATCTCGCGGACCGCGGGGCCGCCGTACTCGTAGACGTAGCCGACGCCGCCGTCGGTGCCGAGTTCCCCGATGACGGCGAGAATCACGTCCTTCGGCGTGACGCCGTCGCCGAGTTCGCCCGTCACCTCGATGCGGCGGACCTGCTGTTTCTCCATCGCGATACAGCCCGTGGCGAGCACGTCCCGAATCTGGGACGTGCCGATGCCGAACGCGAGCGCGCCGAACGCGCCGTGGGTCGCGGTGTGGGAGTCCCCGCAGACGATGGTCATTCCGGGTTGCGTGAGGCCCTGTTCGGGGCCGACGACGTGGACGATGCCCTGTCGGCCCGTCGTCGGGTCGTCGAACTCGATGCCGGCGTCGCGGACGTTCGCTTCGAGTTCGCTCATCATCTCCTCGGCGGCGTCGTCGCCGTACGGCCGGCTCTGGTCGGCGGTCGGGACGATGTGGTCGACGGTGGCGTGCGTCCGCTCGGGGTACGCCACGTCGAGGCCGCGCTCTTCGAGCATCCCGAACGCCTGCGGGCTCGTCACCTCGTGGACGAGGTGGAGGCCGACGAACAACTGGGTCTGTCCGGTCGGCAGTTCGGTGACCGCGTGTTCGTCGAAGACCTTGTCGTACAGCGTGCCCTCGCTCATCCTACTCCTCGGCCTCCTCTGGTACCGGCTTCTCGCCGCCGCGCTCCCAGACGCGGT
The nucleotide sequence above comes from Halobacterium litoreum. Encoded proteins:
- a CDS encoding homoserine kinase gives rise to the protein MIAVRAPATSANLGSGFDVFGVALDRPADVVRVERAAETTIEVTGAGAQYIPEDPAKNTAGVVAAELGAPAHIRIDKGVRPSSGLGSSAASAAGAAVALAELYDRSLSDEELVRIAAEGEAAVSGDAHADNVAPAILGGFTVVRDDGIERVNADLSLVACLPDIVVSTRDARGVVPDSAAMSDVVDTVGSAATLVLGMCRNDPERVGRGFEEHVVTPARAALVDGYADACDAARDAGATGVTVSGAGPGVLAVCRERDQKRVAGALVGGFDDAGVDATAYRTTVGDGATIL
- the leuC gene encoding 3-isopropylmalate dehydratase large subunit, with protein sequence MSEGTLYDKVFDEHAVTELPTGQTQLFVGLHLVHEVTSPQAFGMLEERGLDVAYPERTHATVDHIVPTADQSRPYGDDAAEEMMSELEANVRDAGIEFDDPTTGRQGIVHVVGPEQGLTQPGMTIVCGDSHTATHGAFGALAFGIGTSQIRDVLATGCIAMEKQQVRRIEVTGELGDGVTPKDVILAVIGELGTDGGVGYVYEYGGPAVREMDMAGRMSICNMSIEGGARAGYVEPDETTYDYLEGRDEVPEGDAFEELKQYWESIRSDGDATYDDVVEIDGDALEPTVTWGTTPGQSVGISEPIPDPEALPAEDREVAESAQAHMEVDPGDTMDGYPIDVAFLGSCTNARLPDLREAAEIVRGREVHDDVRAMVVPGSQRVKRAAEAEGLDEVFEEAGFDWRGAGCSMCLGMNEDQLVGDERCASSSNRNFVGRQGSKDGRTVLMSPPMVAAAAVTGEVTDVRELERRPEVEA
- a CDS encoding isocitrate/isopropylmalate dehydrogenase family protein gives rise to the protein MSEEIAVVPGDGIGAEVVPVAVDVLDAVGDFSFVHADAGDAVAAETDDPLPEETREAAAAADATLFGAAGETAADVVLPLRSAVDSFVNVRPARTYPGVDALQPDTDLVFLRENTEGVYAGHEATLADGVTTTTRVVTREASARLAEFACDYAPEGFTVAHKANVMRETDGLFKQTVEDVAEGNDVPTEDALMDALAMHLVQSPEDYDVVVCPNLAGDVLSDLSAGLVGGLGLLPSANLGPERGLFEPVHGSAPDIAGEGVANPAATVLSAAMLLEFLGHDDEGQRVRSAVETVLAEGPRTPDVGGEASTKEMRDALLAQLG
- the leuD gene encoding 3-isopropylmalate dehydratase small subunit, yielding MSGPADTVTEVTGAGVPVRGNDIDTDQIIPARFLKVVTFDGLGEFAFFDQRFDDDDEPKAHPFNEPQYQGASVLAVNANFGCGSSREHAPQALMRWGIDAVVGESFAEIFAGNCLALGIPTVTADAEDVRALQDWIAENPDGDVEVDVVNEEVRYGDTTIDADMDDAQHRALVDGVWDTTALMGSNADAVAETAANLPYTDV
- a CDS encoding sensor histidine kinase; translated protein: MALQVTPYTLPLAVCGVAFVAVSVRLARRTDDRSSATFLAVPLLAATAVWTLGYAAELSATTRATQLLFARVQYVGNAFTPLLWFGYVLAYVGHADAVDRRWWAALAVPPVAVVALAVTYPATDLLWTSVETVRTRDFAVLVTDHGVLFYAFIAYVYSLVAATTVLLARRVRNARGLYRRQALALLAGSLAPALAGIVYVAGASPVPGLNLPALAFVVTGFVVLWSAQQSGLFTVEPVAWETAVGQLDDPVFVVDTEHRVVAANDAGRSFTDVTVGQPAADALGDVFDEPYWSRPGDHEFGAHKDGATRVYDLSVTPVERRGTHLGNVLVMRDVTERYRREERLSEFASVVSHDLRNPLNVARGHLELGRETGDDDHFAETDEALERMERIIEDLLTLAREGESEPDGEERSLAATARTAWTVADSLDADARLEIGDDRTLVADETALLRLLENLFRNSAEHGSVEDRDEPVTVTVGATDDGFFVADDGPGIPAEERDTVFDRGYTTSEDGTGFGLAIVSAVAEAHDWSVAASESDSGGARFDVTVE